One segment of Burkholderia multivorans ATCC BAA-247 DNA contains the following:
- a CDS encoding NUDIX hydrolase: MKFCSVCGHEVIARIPQGDNRERFVCDHCGTIHYQNPRNVVGTVPVWGEQVLLCRRAIEPRYGFWTLPAGFMEMGETTAEAAARETLEEAGARVEVQNLFTLLNVPHVHQVHLFYLARLVDPEFEAGEESLEVKLFDEADIPWDEIAFPTVSQTLRFFFADRATGDYGVHTGDIFRSLRNG; encoded by the coding sequence ATGAAATTCTGCTCCGTCTGCGGCCACGAAGTCATCGCGCGCATCCCTCAGGGCGACAACCGCGAGCGCTTCGTCTGCGATCACTGCGGCACGATCCATTATCAGAATCCGCGCAACGTCGTCGGCACGGTGCCGGTATGGGGCGAACAGGTGCTGCTGTGCCGCCGTGCGATCGAACCGCGCTACGGATTCTGGACGCTGCCCGCGGGCTTCATGGAGATGGGCGAAACGACCGCCGAGGCGGCCGCGCGCGAAACGCTCGAGGAAGCCGGCGCGCGCGTCGAGGTGCAGAACCTGTTCACGCTGCTGAACGTGCCGCACGTGCACCAGGTGCATCTGTTCTATCTGGCGCGGCTCGTCGATCCGGAATTCGAGGCCGGCGAGGAAAGCCTCGAGGTCAAGCTGTTCGACGAAGCCGACATCCCGTGGGACGAGATCGCGTTCCCGACGGTCAGCCAGACGCTGCGCTTCTTCTTCGCCGATCGCGCGACCGGCGACTACGGCGTACACACCGGCGACATCTTCCGCTCGCTGCGCAACGGCTGA
- a CDS encoding heme-degrading domain-containing protein, whose amino-acid sequence MDIAHDLQSIGAQEQALVFPHFDPARAWALGNRMHALAASRGHAVAIDIVTFGHPLFFSALPGATPDNADWVRRKRNVVAHFRRSSYAIGLRMQQAGTTLADKHGLPLAEYAPHGGAFPLTVAGAGVIGSVTVSGLPQRLDHEFVVETLCAELGQDYGVLALARS is encoded by the coding sequence ATGGACATCGCTCACGATCTGCAATCGATCGGCGCGCAGGAACAGGCGCTCGTGTTTCCCCACTTCGATCCGGCGCGCGCGTGGGCGCTCGGCAACCGCATGCATGCGCTCGCCGCGTCGCGCGGGCACGCGGTCGCGATCGACATCGTCACGTTCGGGCACCCGCTGTTCTTCTCGGCGCTGCCCGGCGCCACGCCGGACAACGCCGACTGGGTGCGCCGCAAGCGCAACGTCGTCGCGCATTTCCGCCGCAGTTCTTATGCGATCGGGCTGCGCATGCAGCAGGCCGGCACGACGCTCGCCGACAAGCACGGCCTGCCGCTCGCCGAATACGCGCCGCACGGGGGCGCGTTTCCGCTGACCGTCGCGGGTGCCGGCGTGATTGGCTCGGTCACGGTGTCGGGACTGCCGCAACGGCTCGATCATGAATTCGTCGTCGAAACGCTGTGCGCGGAGCTCGGTCAGGACTACGGCGTGCTGGCGCTCGCGAGGAGCTGA
- a CDS encoding DMT family transporter yields MPGYAWLAIAIVAEVIGTSALRAADGFTRFWPSALVVAGYGVAFYCLSLTLRTMPVGIIYAVWSGAGIVLITLVAMLLYRQVPDLPAVIGLGLIISGVVVLNLFSKMQAH; encoded by the coding sequence CTGCCCGGATACGCCTGGCTCGCGATCGCGATCGTCGCGGAAGTGATCGGCACGTCGGCGCTGCGCGCGGCGGACGGCTTCACGCGCTTCTGGCCGTCTGCGCTCGTCGTCGCCGGTTACGGCGTCGCGTTCTACTGCCTGTCGCTGACATTGCGCACGATGCCGGTCGGCATCATCTATGCGGTGTGGTCGGGCGCGGGCATCGTGCTGATCACGCTCGTCGCGATGCTGCTGTACCGTCAGGTGCCCGACCTGCCGGCGGTGATCGGCCTCGGCCTGATCATCTCGGGCGTCGTGGTGCTGAACCTGTTCTCGAAGATGCAGGCGCACTGA
- a CDS encoding enoyl-CoA hydratase/isomerase family protein translates to MTDTASVSPESAQPDVRAYVANRIGFLELNRPKALNALSVAMIRTMQQALDAWRDDPDVVAVVVHSPHPRAFCAGGDVRFFHEAWQRGDRDAVDTFFIEEYTLNHAIFTYPKPYIALMHGVVMGGGMGISQAARHTGGLRVVTDSTKMAMPETRIGLFPDVGMSWFLARTPGMIGRYLAVTGATLDAAGALAAQLADVYVPDAALPALIDALKGTRFDDGAQAVACVADAAAAHKVVPTPDTSALADARAGIDRHFAQPDIGAIVASLEAEQDCAAVDGWVEKATHAMRSELSPLSMAVSLEVVDRARGATMAECLRRDLDLTRSTFARGDVIEGVRALIVDKDHQPAWRFKSIADVDRADVLAMFDSPWTPDTHPLRHLKD, encoded by the coding sequence ATGACCGACACCGCTTCCGTTTCTCCCGAATCCGCCCAGCCCGACGTGCGTGCGTATGTTGCGAACCGCATCGGCTTTCTCGAACTGAACCGGCCGAAGGCGCTGAACGCGCTGTCCGTCGCGATGATCCGCACGATGCAGCAGGCGCTCGATGCGTGGCGCGACGATCCGGACGTCGTCGCGGTCGTCGTGCACAGCCCGCATCCGCGCGCGTTCTGCGCGGGCGGCGACGTACGGTTCTTCCATGAAGCATGGCAGCGCGGCGACCGCGACGCGGTCGACACGTTCTTCATCGAGGAATACACGCTCAACCACGCGATCTTCACCTATCCGAAGCCGTACATCGCGCTGATGCACGGCGTCGTGATGGGCGGCGGGATGGGGATCTCGCAGGCCGCGCGGCATACGGGCGGCCTGCGCGTCGTCACCGATTCGACGAAGATGGCGATGCCCGAAACCCGCATCGGACTGTTCCCGGACGTCGGGATGAGCTGGTTCCTGGCCCGTACGCCGGGCATGATCGGCCGCTACCTCGCGGTGACGGGCGCGACGCTCGACGCGGCCGGCGCGTTGGCCGCGCAGCTTGCCGACGTCTACGTGCCCGACGCCGCGTTGCCGGCGCTGATCGACGCGCTGAAGGGCACGCGCTTCGACGACGGGGCGCAGGCGGTCGCGTGCGTCGCCGATGCGGCGGCCGCGCACAAGGTCGTACCGACGCCGGATACCTCGGCGCTCGCCGATGCGCGCGCCGGCATCGATCGGCATTTCGCGCAGCCCGACATCGGCGCGATCGTCGCGTCGCTCGAGGCGGAGCAGGACTGCGCGGCCGTCGACGGCTGGGTCGAGAAGGCGACGCATGCGATGCGCAGCGAGCTGTCGCCGCTGTCGATGGCCGTGTCGCTCGAAGTCGTCGACCGCGCGCGCGGCGCGACGATGGCCGAATGCCTGCGACGCGATCTCGATCTCACGCGCTCGACGTTCGCGCGCGGCGACGTGATCGAGGGCGTGCGTGCACTGATCGTCGACAAGGATCACCAGCCGGCATGGCGGTTCAAGTCGATCGCCGACGTCGATCGCGCGGACGTGCTCGCGATGTTCGACAGCCCGTGGACGCCCGACACGCATCCGCTGCGTCATCTGAAGGACTGA
- the ssuD gene encoding FMNH2-dependent alkanesulfonate monooxygenase yields the protein MNVFWFIPTHGDSRYLGTAEGARAADYDYFRQVAVAADTLGYEGVLLPTGRSCEDAWVVASSLIPATRRLKFLVAVRPGIASPGLSARMAATFDRLSGGRLLINVVTGGDAAELEGDGLFADHDTRYEITDDFLHIWRGLLAASHDNDGFDYIGKHLRSKGGKALYPPVQRPHPPLWFGGSSPAAHAIAADHIDTYLTWGEPPEAVAKKIADIRARAQARGREIKFGIRLHVIVRETEDEAWRDADRLISRLDDDTIARAQQAFANMDSEGQRRMAALHGGKRGGRETLEVYPNLWAGVGLVRGGAGTALVGNPEQVAERMREYAALGIDTFILSGYPHLEESYRFAELVFPLIKGKQAQRPTGPLSGPFGEIVGNSYLPKTSQS from the coding sequence ATGAATGTGTTCTGGTTTATTCCCACGCACGGCGACAGCCGCTACCTCGGCACGGCCGAAGGCGCACGCGCCGCGGACTACGACTACTTCCGGCAGGTTGCCGTCGCGGCCGACACGCTTGGCTACGAAGGCGTGCTGCTGCCGACCGGTCGCTCGTGCGAGGACGCGTGGGTCGTCGCGTCGAGCCTGATTCCGGCAACGCGGCGGCTGAAGTTCCTGGTCGCCGTGCGGCCCGGCATTGCGTCGCCGGGGCTGTCCGCGCGGATGGCCGCGACGTTCGACCGGCTGTCCGGCGGCCGTCTGCTGATCAACGTCGTGACGGGCGGCGATGCGGCCGAGCTCGAAGGCGACGGGCTGTTCGCCGATCACGATACGCGCTACGAGATCACCGACGACTTCCTGCACATCTGGCGCGGGCTGCTCGCCGCATCGCACGACAACGACGGCTTCGACTATATCGGCAAGCATCTGCGCTCGAAGGGCGGCAAGGCGCTGTATCCGCCGGTGCAGCGTCCGCATCCGCCGCTGTGGTTCGGCGGTTCGTCGCCGGCCGCGCATGCGATCGCGGCCGACCACATCGACACCTATCTGACCTGGGGCGAACCGCCCGAGGCCGTCGCGAAGAAGATCGCCGATATCCGCGCGCGAGCGCAGGCGCGCGGGCGCGAGATCAAGTTCGGCATTCGTCTGCACGTGATCGTGCGCGAAACCGAGGACGAAGCGTGGCGCGACGCCGACCGGCTGATCAGCCGTCTCGACGACGACACGATCGCCCGCGCGCAGCAGGCCTTCGCGAACATGGACTCCGAAGGGCAGCGCCGGATGGCCGCGCTGCACGGCGGCAAGCGCGGCGGGCGCGAGACGCTCGAGGTGTATCCGAACCTGTGGGCCGGTGTCGGCCTCGTGCGCGGCGGGGCGGGCACGGCGCTCGTCGGCAATCCGGAGCAGGTCGCGGAGCGCATGCGCGAATACGCGGCGCTCGGGATCGATACGTTCATCCTGTCCGGCTATCCGCATCTCGAAGAGTCGTACCGTTTCGCGGAACTCGTGTTCCCGCTGATCAAGGGCAAGCAGGCGCAGCGTCCGACCGGACCGCTGTCGGGGCCGTTCGGCGAGATCGTCGGCAACAGCTATCTGCCGAAGACGAGCCAGAGCTGA
- the ssuC gene encoding aliphatic sulfonate ABC transporter permease SsuC, with translation MTTTTSTTGGAAARAWRGIAPWLVPLALLVAWEIGTRTGWLSTRVLPEPVAVVRAAWSLVTSGEMWANVKVSTWRALLGFAVGGGVGLALGLATGLSKAAEVALDSTIQMIRNIPALAMIPLVILWFGIDEKAKLFLVALGVFFPVYINTYHGIRSVDASLIEMAKSYGVRGFALYRHVILPGALPSILVGVRFALGLMWVMLIVAETISAQSGIGYMTMNAREFLQTDVVVVGILLYAVLGKLADVLAKWLERVTLRWHPAYQSGAKA, from the coding sequence ATGACGACGACAACGTCGACGACCGGCGGCGCCGCCGCCCGTGCGTGGCGCGGTATCGCGCCGTGGCTCGTGCCGCTCGCGCTGCTGGTCGCGTGGGAGATCGGTACGCGCACGGGCTGGCTGTCCACGCGCGTGCTGCCGGAGCCCGTCGCGGTCGTGCGGGCCGCGTGGTCGCTCGTGACATCGGGCGAGATGTGGGCGAACGTCAAGGTCAGCACATGGCGTGCGCTGCTCGGCTTTGCGGTCGGCGGCGGCGTCGGCCTTGCGCTCGGGCTGGCGACCGGACTGTCGAAGGCCGCGGAGGTCGCGCTCGACTCGACGATCCAGATGATCCGCAATATTCCGGCGCTCGCGATGATTCCGCTCGTGATCCTGTGGTTCGGGATCGACGAGAAGGCGAAGCTGTTCCTCGTCGCGCTGGGCGTGTTCTTTCCCGTCTACATCAATACGTATCACGGCATCCGCTCGGTCGACGCAAGCCTGATCGAGATGGCGAAGAGCTACGGCGTGCGCGGCTTCGCGCTCTACCGGCACGTGATTTTGCCGGGCGCGCTGCCGTCGATCCTCGTCGGCGTGCGTTTTGCGCTCGGGCTGATGTGGGTGATGCTGATCGTCGCGGAAACGATCTCCGCGCAGTCGGGCATCGGCTACATGACGATGAACGCACGCGAATTCCTGCAAACCGACGTCGTGGTGGTGGGCATCCTGCTGTACGCGGTGCTCGGCAAGCTGGCCGACGTGCTGGCGAAATGGCTCGAGCGCGTGACGCTGCGCTGGCACCCCGCCTATCAATCAGGAGCGAAGGCATGA